The Prochlorothrix hollandica PCC 9006 = CALU 1027 genome includes a region encoding these proteins:
- a CDS encoding O-antigen ligase family protein: protein MAVLPRSGSAGPWLGQWWRSAPHPDAALEMPWRWLQGGLLLLPFSITLGGLGCGIALGWGTRSLGRRLWARPHNWGWLALALGLGLTASLGEDPGVAWVGLANFVPCFWFFAVTRELVRDPAQLRRLAWIQVLSAGAIGVIGLLPLVGWFAGPVNLSIFIQWPLELGGTPPGRMAGVFAYANVLASYFTVTLALGLGLWLEAWQRWQHQRLTSTPLIPTGLIPTRLIPTGLIPTRLIPTTKGAGTKGAGTKGAGTKGAGTAEISPPLPWALNPTQTLALLSLVLLIQGVGLGLTQSRNAWGVGLLLGLIYGIRLGWYQGVAALVAALATVLWAAFGSVGQRLAQGVVPRMVWARLNDQLYGDRPVADLRISQWRFAWAMTCDRPWTGWGLRNFTPLYEAATDHWLGHPHNLLLMLTAETGIPVTLGFLGLVGWILGRGVMQWRTLVPGKRGSRGLGTQPRDRGGQNAAAQPETATDTATHTEPDAGTDIEPDTEPNTEPNTEPDTEPDTGTNTGTQTEPDTGAEILLTYLLAFGGCVLFNGLDITLFDYRINLINWLLLAAIAGFRPKKPWGIINRATDP, encoded by the coding sequence ATGGCTGTCCTCCCTCGCAGCGGATCAGCGGGACCCTGGCTGGGGCAGTGGTGGCGATCGGCCCCCCACCCGGACGCGGCCCTAGAGATGCCCTGGCGCTGGCTCCAGGGGGGGCTGCTGTTGTTGCCCTTTAGCATCACCTTGGGGGGGCTGGGCTGTGGCATTGCCCTGGGTTGGGGGACTCGCAGCTTGGGCCGTCGCCTCTGGGCGCGTCCCCACAACTGGGGCTGGCTGGCCTTGGCCCTGGGGTTGGGGCTGACCGCCAGCCTGGGGGAAGATCCCGGTGTGGCCTGGGTGGGGCTGGCTAACTTTGTGCCCTGTTTCTGGTTTTTTGCGGTGACGCGGGAACTGGTGCGGGATCCGGCCCAATTACGGCGGCTGGCCTGGATTCAGGTGTTGAGTGCTGGGGCGATCGGGGTCATTGGTCTCTTGCCCTTGGTGGGTTGGTTTGCCGGTCCGGTGAACCTCAGCATTTTCATCCAGTGGCCTCTGGAACTGGGGGGAACGCCCCCCGGTCGCATGGCGGGGGTCTTTGCCTATGCCAATGTTTTGGCCAGTTACTTCACGGTGACCCTGGCCCTGGGGTTGGGGCTGTGGCTAGAGGCATGGCAACGGTGGCAGCACCAGCGGCTCACTTCAACGCCTCTAATCCCAACGGGGCTAATCCCAACGCGGCTAATCCCAACGGGGCTAATCCCAACGCGGCTAATCCCAACCACTAAAGGCGCTGGAACTAAAGGCGCTGGAACTAAAGGCGCTGGAACTAAAGGCGCTGGAACCGCAGAAATATCGCCCCCACTGCCCTGGGCCTTGAACCCAACCCAGACCCTGGCGTTGCTCAGCTTGGTGTTGCTGATTCAGGGTGTGGGGCTGGGGTTGACCCAATCCCGCAATGCCTGGGGAGTTGGGTTGCTGTTGGGGTTGATCTATGGGATCCGCTTGGGGTGGTATCAGGGGGTAGCGGCCTTGGTGGCTGCTCTGGCCACGGTGCTATGGGCGGCCTTTGGTAGCGTGGGGCAGCGATTGGCCCAGGGGGTGGTGCCCCGCATGGTGTGGGCGCGGCTCAATGACCAACTCTATGGCGATCGCCCGGTGGCCGATCTCCGCATCAGCCAATGGCGCTTTGCCTGGGCCATGACCTGCGATCGCCCTTGGACTGGCTGGGGACTGCGCAACTTCACCCCCCTCTACGAAGCTGCTACCGACCACTGGCTCGGCCATCCCCATAATTTACTGTTGATGCTGACCGCAGAAACGGGGATTCCGGTAACGTTGGGGTTTTTGGGGCTAGTAGGCTGGATTCTGGGCCGGGGGGTGATGCAGTGGCGCACCTTGGTTCCAGGAAAACGGGGATCGAGGGGATTGGGAACCCAACCACGGGATCGGGGGGGGCAGAACGCGGCGGCACAGCCGGAGACTGCGACTGATACCGCAACTCATACCGAACCTGATGCGGGCACTGATATCGAACCCGATACCGAACCCAATACCGAACCCAATACCGAACCCGATACCGAACCCGATACTGGAACTAACACCGGAACCCAGACCGAACCCGATACCGGGGCTGAGATTCTGCTCACCTATCTCCTAGCTTTTGGGGGATGTGTGCTGTTTAATGGCCTGGATATTACCCTGTTTGATTACCGTATTAATTTGATTAACTGGCTGCTGTTGGCGGCGATCGCCGGGTTCAGGCCCAAGAAACCATGGGGCATAATAAACAGGGCAACGGATCCCTAA
- a CDS encoding AAA family ATPase, whose protein sequence is MDPQEFKRFFKACNPNKTLDFGKPDDRQYYIDFAAVRGGEVINEMGEVIVNEAPDPTRQLFTGHIGCGKSTELSRLAENLRAEGFAVISFDSSAELDMGDVDISDILLAIAHQVAQWMQAQQIRVKAGYLSNLVKEAMALLQTPIAVDFEAEASLGFGPFSLGKITAKTKESPQARSQLRQSLEFRTDGLITAINEELLAPAHQILRDRQKEGLVVIIDGLDRIQKETQASGKTWAEQIFVTRGNQLSGLHCHVVYTIPLVLMFSNARQELTQRLGGGIAPTILPMVPVCHKDGRPHGEGLAQLRQMVLARAFPQLTEQERLDRVGEIFEQGLEDLDHLCGQSGGHARNLVSLVLACLQKQKRQLPITRANLHQSLQGMRDDLLLAVEPEEWAMLQQVHQTQQLAGELQQQTLLHSLFVFEYRTQADGRWFSVNPLLQDDPRLKQ, encoded by the coding sequence ATGGATCCTCAGGAATTTAAGCGTTTTTTCAAAGCCTGCAACCCCAATAAGACCCTGGACTTCGGTAAGCCGGACGATCGCCAGTATTACATTGACTTTGCGGCGGTGCGGGGAGGGGAGGTCATTAACGAGATGGGGGAGGTCATTGTCAATGAAGCCCCGGATCCAACCCGGCAGTTGTTTACGGGCCACATTGGTTGTGGCAAGTCCACAGAGCTAAGCCGATTGGCGGAAAATCTACGGGCTGAGGGGTTTGCCGTCATTTCCTTTGACTCCAGCGCTGAACTGGACATGGGGGATGTGGACATTAGCGATATTCTGTTGGCGATCGCCCACCAAGTTGCCCAGTGGATGCAGGCCCAGCAGATTCGGGTCAAGGCAGGTTATTTATCCAACCTGGTTAAGGAAGCCATGGCTTTGTTGCAAACGCCGATCGCGGTGGACTTTGAGGCGGAAGCCTCCCTGGGCTTTGGTCCCTTTAGTTTGGGCAAGATTACCGCCAAAACCAAGGAAAGCCCCCAGGCCCGCAGTCAGTTGCGCCAGTCCCTGGAGTTTCGCACGGATGGTCTGATTACGGCTATTAACGAGGAGTTGCTAGCCCCCGCTCATCAGATCTTGCGCGATCGACAGAAAGAAGGGCTGGTGGTGATTATTGACGGCCTCGATCGCATCCAAAAGGAAACCCAAGCTTCGGGCAAAACCTGGGCAGAGCAAATCTTTGTGACCCGAGGCAACCAACTCAGCGGTCTCCACTGCCATGTGGTCTATACCATTCCCCTGGTGCTGATGTTTTCCAATGCCCGCCAGGAGTTAACCCAGCGCTTGGGGGGCGGGATCGCCCCGACGATCTTGCCCATGGTGCCGGTGTGTCACAAGGATGGTCGTCCCCATGGGGAGGGGTTAGCCCAGTTGCGACAGATGGTGTTGGCGCGGGCCTTTCCCCAGCTTACGGAGCAGGAACGACTGGATCGGGTGGGGGAAATTTTTGAGCAGGGTTTAGAGGACTTGGATCACCTCTGTGGCCAGAGTGGGGGCCATGCCCGCAATTTAGTGAGCTTGGTGCTGGCTTGTTTGCAGAAACAAAAGCGCCAGTTGCCCATCACGCGGGCGAACCTCCACCAGTCCCTCCAGGGGATGCGGGATGATTTGTTGTTGGCGGTGGAGCCGGAGGAGTGGGCCATGCTACAACAGGTGCATCAAACCCAGCAGTTGGCTGGGGAGCTACAGCAGCAAACCTTGCTCCATAGTTTGTTTGTGTTTGAGTACCGCACCCAAGCGGATGGCCGTTGGTTTAGTGTCAATCCTCTGTTACAGGACGATCCTCGCCTGAAGCAGTAA
- a CDS encoding ABC transporter ATP-binding protein gives MAKVVLENVYKAFPSRPGLTTKVESGQPGETEPMDPKPTGRKPTGRKPTGRKPTGAKTTGAQPTGAKTTGGEPTATSVLKRINLTIADGEFLVLVGPSGCGKSTLLRLIAGLETLTAGKIWVGDRPVNDLPPKARDIAMVFQSYALYPHLSVYDNLAFGLRRGRAGSDAPGSPWQRGWQHLGFSLTRNLPPALRHIPPQERQIETQVRQVASLLQIEMLLDRLPRQLSGGQKQRVALGRAIARNPQVFLMDEPLSNLDAKLRAETRSQIVQLQRQLGTTTLYVTHDQVEAMTMGQRIAIMNQGQIQQVATPLELYRAPATRFVAEFIGSPPMNFIPVELKPPVTVVHHQFRFTLPEHWLPKVRPHHETTVLLGIRPEHFDLGSTAVKNLPVVVDSVEALGSDTYLTVHLLDSLEPLQVRAKPDQTFGVGQLLHLSVHIEQVHLFTSTGESIGHGQCDS, from the coding sequence GTGGCAAAGGTTGTTCTTGAAAATGTTTATAAAGCGTTTCCGAGCCGTCCAGGGTTAACCACCAAGGTTGAGTCGGGACAGCCTGGGGAGACTGAACCTATGGATCCAAAACCCACGGGCAGAAAACCCACGGGCAGAAAACCCACGGGCAGAAAACCTACGGGTGCAAAAACCACGGGTGCACAACCTACGGGTGCAAAAACCACGGGGGGGGAACCCACCGCCACCTCGGTTTTAAAGCGCATTAATTTGACCATTGCCGATGGGGAGTTTTTAGTCCTGGTGGGTCCGTCGGGCTGTGGCAAAAGTACCCTGTTGCGGCTGATTGCAGGGCTGGAAACCCTCACCGCTGGCAAAATTTGGGTGGGCGATCGCCCCGTCAATGATCTGCCTCCCAAGGCCAGGGACATTGCCATGGTCTTCCAGAGCTACGCCCTCTATCCCCATCTGTCCGTTTACGATAATTTGGCCTTTGGGTTGCGCCGGGGACGGGCGGGGTCTGATGCTCCCGGTTCCCCCTGGCAACGCGGCTGGCAACACCTGGGCTTTAGTCTGACCCGGAATCTGCCCCCAGCCCTGCGCCACATTCCGCCCCAGGAGCGACAGATCGAGACCCAGGTGCGCCAGGTGGCCAGCCTCCTGCAAATTGAGATGCTCCTCGATCGCTTGCCTCGGCAACTGTCCGGGGGCCAAAAGCAAAGAGTTGCCCTGGGACGGGCGATCGCCCGCAACCCCCAAGTTTTTTTGATGGATGAGCCACTGTCTAACCTGGATGCCAAGTTACGGGCCGAAACCCGCAGCCAAATTGTGCAACTACAGCGGCAATTGGGAACCACCACCCTCTATGTGACCCATGACCAGGTGGAAGCGATGACCATGGGCCAACGCATTGCCATTATGAACCAGGGGCAAATCCAGCAGGTGGCCACCCCCCTGGAGCTATACCGTGCCCCCGCGACCCGTTTCGTGGCGGAGTTCATTGGTTCCCCCCCCATGAACTTTATCCCGGTGGAACTAAAACCCCCGGTGACCGTGGTGCATCATCAGTTCCGCTTCACCTTGCCGGAGCACTGGCTCCCCAAAGTGCGCCCTCACCACGAGACAACCGTGTTGTTGGGCATTCGCCCGGAGCATTTTGACTTGGGGAGTACTGCCGTTAAAAATCTGCCGGTGGTGGTGGATAGTGTCGAAGCCTTGGGCAGCGACACCTATCTGACGGTTCATCTGCTGGACTCCCTGGAGCCGCTCCAGGTGCGGGCTAAGCCGGACCAAACCTTTGGGGTGGGGCAGTTACTGCACCTGTCTGTCCACATTGAACAGGTGCATCTCTTTACCAGTACTGGAGAGTCCATTGGCCATGGCCAGTGCGATTCCTAG
- a CDS encoding TetR/AcrR family transcriptional regulator produces the protein MKKSAVPKSTTQQILDTAQKFVRSRGYSAFSYADISEEVGIRKASIHYHFPTKTELVRHLVRRYRDTMLGTCDRIAQSSSTAPQQLRDFVALYRCGLGEGQLCLCAMLMADLAVLPPEIQAELQRYVQAVEAWLSDLLQRGYALDPTLGDLESKGLLALLHGAQLRVRIQADSPEAFDRLINPWLDRQFPGP, from the coding sequence ATGAAAAAAAGCGCAGTCCCCAAAAGCACTACCCAACAGATTCTGGATACCGCTCAGAAATTTGTGCGCAGCCGGGGTTATAGCGCCTTCAGCTATGCCGATATTTCTGAGGAAGTGGGTATCCGCAAAGCCAGTATTCACTACCACTTTCCGACCAAAACCGAACTGGTGCGGCACCTAGTGCGGCGTTATCGGGACACGATGCTGGGAACCTGCGATCGCATTGCCCAGTCCTCCTCCACGGCTCCCCAACAGTTGCGGGACTTTGTGGCCCTCTATCGCTGTGGCTTAGGGGAGGGCCAGCTTTGCCTGTGCGCCATGCTGATGGCAGATCTGGCAGTTTTGCCCCCGGAGATACAGGCGGAACTGCAACGCTATGTCCAGGCCGTGGAAGCATGGCTATCGGATCTGCTGCAACGGGGATACGCCCTAGATCCGACCCTAGGGGATCTAGAGTCCAAGGGGTTGCTAGCCCTGCTCCACGGCGCACAACTGAGGGTACGAATCCAGGCCGACAGCCCGGAAGCCTTCGATCGCCTCATTAATCCGTGGCTCGATCGCCAATTTCCTGGGCCATAG
- a CDS encoding flippase gives MARSTIPQASGNSHMQLLARDTRVAILIQGLGLVLIYFMRVFLARWMGETEYGIYEYVISWSLLLATFSGLGFPRAVLRFVAQYRVHDKWALMLGIVRSSWLLTLGSSVLFSLIGTGVILGIQHYHDFIYGPALMVGIWLVPLQALMNLQREMSRAFDDITLALIPLQIIWPVAVLVGSTVLLERNHGLTSVPMVTTATLLLLGVLVLQFIFMAQKIRKTVGPQFMDAAIALPNLPAVTPPALKASPILPTVMLATAGVATLAEPIALDSAPRPKLAYAHKEWLAVSLVLLLQNSFGILMQQTDIVMVGSLLGPGQAGLYGAAVKTSMWVGFVLQTVNIVAAPAFATLYAKKDMKGLQRLVGTVTVWIFWPSLLIATGLIFFAPQVMGWFGPQFVAASLNLRILVAGQVVSALCGSVAYLMSMTGHQNKSVVVFGTAAVLNIVLNAVLIPLVGSMGAAIATGFTMMVWNIWLCILVIKHINIQTSIFYFLFKDNEESEETPSGEA, from the coding sequence ATGGCCCGTTCAACCATTCCTCAAGCCTCTGGCAATTCTCACATGCAACTCCTGGCCCGTGATACCAGGGTTGCCATTCTTATCCAAGGCTTAGGTCTTGTTTTGATTTACTTCATGCGTGTCTTCTTGGCCCGCTGGATGGGGGAAACGGAGTATGGGATTTATGAATATGTGATCTCCTGGTCCCTGCTGTTGGCCACCTTTTCCGGCCTGGGGTTTCCCCGTGCGGTGCTGCGGTTTGTGGCCCAATATCGCGTCCACGACAAATGGGCCTTGATGTTGGGGATTGTGCGCAGTAGTTGGCTTCTCACCTTGGGCAGTAGTGTCTTGTTTTCCCTGATCGGCACGGGGGTCATCTTGGGGATCCAGCACTACCATGACTTCATTTATGGGCCGGCTCTGATGGTGGGGATCTGGTTAGTGCCCCTGCAAGCCCTGATGAATCTGCAACGGGAAATGTCCCGTGCCTTTGATGACATCACCCTAGCCCTTATACCCCTACAAATTATTTGGCCGGTTGCGGTCTTGGTGGGGTCCACTGTCTTACTGGAGCGCAACCATGGTTTGACCAGTGTGCCCATGGTCACCACTGCCACCCTGTTACTGCTGGGGGTGTTGGTGTTGCAGTTCATCTTCATGGCCCAGAAAATTCGCAAAACCGTGGGTCCCCAGTTTATGGACGCGGCGATCGCCCTGCCCAATCTCCCGGCTGTAACCCCTCCCGCCCTCAAAGCCAGCCCCATCCTGCCCACGGTTATGTTGGCCACTGCCGGGGTTGCAACCCTGGCGGAACCCATCGCCCTGGATTCCGCCCCCCGCCCCAAGCTGGCCTATGCCCATAAAGAATGGCTGGCGGTGTCCCTGGTGTTGTTGTTGCAAAACTCCTTCGGCATCCTGATGCAGCAGACGGACATTGTTATGGTGGGGTCTCTCCTGGGTCCGGGGCAGGCAGGGCTGTATGGGGCGGCGGTTAAAACCTCCATGTGGGTCGGTTTTGTGCTGCAAACGGTGAATATTGTGGCAGCTCCGGCCTTCGCTACCCTCTATGCCAAAAAGGACATGAAAGGGTTGCAACGGTTGGTGGGAACGGTGACGGTGTGGATTTTCTGGCCCTCGTTGCTCATTGCCACGGGCTTGATTTTCTTTGCCCCCCAGGTCATGGGCTGGTTTGGACCCCAGTTTGTCGCAGCCTCCCTCAACTTAAGAATTTTGGTGGCGGGTCAGGTGGTCAGCGCCCTCTGCGGTTCCGTGGCTTATTTGATGTCGATGACGGGTCATCAAAACAAATCGGTGGTGGTGTTTGGGACGGCGGCAGTGTTGAATATTGTCCTCAATGCGGTCTTAATTCCCCTGGTGGGTTCCATGGGAGCCGCGATCGCCACCGGCTTCACCATGATGGTCTGGAATATCTGGCTGTGCATTTTGGTGATCAAGCACATCAATATTCAAACCTCCATTTTCTACTTCCTCTTTAAGGACAATGAGGAGTCCGAAGAAACCCCCAGCGGTGAGGCATAG
- a CDS encoding ion channel, with protein sequence MASAIPRLDPPHPLPLPMSRFLWKRPFSSRSPRSVPKYSGLIKPRNRPWWSVAPFEWRDPYHWMITLSWPMFLLFVGGVYVAVNGVFALAYWVQPNSIGGSTHGFIDAFFFSIQTLSSIGYGVFVPNTLYAHVLVAIQAWMGLLIFALVTGLMFARFSLPTARVVFSHVAVVCPFNGLPTLMFRVANRRDNRILEAQVRVSLFHREITEENHVMYRFYDLKLLRSETPSFGLTWMVMHTLTLDSRLYQKSPQELEAMDAQIFVTLTGLDETVSQLIHDYHIYRIADVRWDMRFVDILLSDSQGRRYIDYDRFHTVELEPSAPPRYSIFP encoded by the coding sequence ATGGCCAGTGCGATTCCTAGGCTCGATCCTCCTCACCCCTTGCCCTTGCCTATGTCCCGGTTCCTCTGGAAGCGTCCGTTTTCGTCCCGATCGCCGCGATCGGTGCCTAAATATTCCGGCCTAATCAAACCCCGTAACCGCCCCTGGTGGTCTGTAGCCCCCTTTGAGTGGCGAGATCCCTACCACTGGATGATCACCCTGTCTTGGCCCATGTTTCTGCTGTTTGTGGGGGGGGTTTATGTGGCGGTCAATGGGGTCTTTGCCCTGGCCTACTGGGTGCAGCCCAACAGCATTGGGGGATCCACCCATGGCTTCATTGATGCCTTTTTCTTCAGCATCCAAACTCTGTCCTCCATTGGCTATGGGGTGTTTGTGCCCAATACCCTCTATGCCCATGTTCTGGTGGCCATTCAAGCCTGGATGGGATTGCTGATCTTTGCCCTAGTGACCGGCTTAATGTTTGCCCGCTTCTCCCTGCCCACGGCGCGGGTTGTGTTTAGTCATGTGGCGGTGGTCTGCCCCTTTAATGGGTTGCCAACGCTAATGTTTCGGGTGGCCAACCGTCGGGATAATCGTATTTTAGAAGCCCAGGTGAGGGTCAGTTTATTCCATCGGGAAATCACCGAAGAAAACCACGTTATGTATCGCTTTTATGACTTAAAATTGCTGCGCAGTGAAACCCCTAGCTTTGGGTTAACCTGGATGGTGATGCATACCCTCACCCTCGACAGTCGCCTCTATCAAAAGTCGCCCCAAGAGCTAGAAGCCATGGATGCTCAAATTTTTGTAACCTTGACGGGCTTGGATGAAACAGTGTCCCAATTAATCCATGATTACCACATCTATCGCATTGCGGATGTGCGGTGGGATATGCGATTTGTAGATATTTTATTATCCGATAGCCAGGGTCGCCGCTATATTGATTACGATCGCTTTCATACCGTGGAACTGGAACCCAGCGCCCCCCCTCGCTACTCTATTTTTCCGTAA
- a CDS encoding J domain-containing protein yields the protein MSTPADLPQNYYDLLAISPYATLPEIRQAYRELSKQYHPDTTTLAPEVAISKFQQIQEAYATLVNPDQRRFYDLYRAYEAQVQSVAQATSPQPAPPRPPNPTPESYGDPQGATAGAGDRSAQPSAIETPSAYLDAIDRPLSPGEVFALFLLGVTFLACIVLALALGIARGELILD from the coding sequence ATGTCTACCCCTGCTGACCTCCCCCAGAACTACTACGATCTGTTGGCCATCAGCCCCTATGCCACCCTGCCGGAAATCCGCCAAGCCTACCGGGAACTCAGCAAGCAATACCATCCCGACACCACGACCCTCGCCCCAGAGGTGGCCATCAGCAAGTTTCAGCAGATCCAAGAAGCCTATGCCACCTTGGTCAACCCGGATCAGCGGCGGTTTTATGATTTATACCGGGCCTATGAAGCCCAAGTCCAATCCGTTGCCCAGGCGACTTCCCCCCAACCCGCCCCCCCCAGACCCCCCAACCCCACCCCAGAGTCCTACGGGGATCCCCAAGGGGCGACTGCTGGGGCGGGCGATCGTAGTGCCCAACCCTCCGCGATCGAGACTCCTTCTGCTTATTTGGATGCGATCGATCGGCCTTTGTCCCCCGGTGAAGTCTTCGCCCTCTTTCTGTTGGGGGTCACCTTTTTGGCCTGTATTGTCCTGGCCTTAGCTCTCGGCATTGCCCGGGGCGAGCTAATTTTGGACTAG
- a CDS encoding VOC family protein, with product MSAEFKHIMLMVNDVMAAVKFYSEGLGLAIKTASPGWAELDAGGTTLAFHAAEGSSGSDSPILSFHVTDVEAMVASLESLGASLEGRIREPAFGKVAAVRTPDGHLVSLLQPSGLKPGTASHH from the coding sequence ATGAGCGCCGAATTCAAGCACATTATGCTAATGGTCAACGATGTGATGGCCGCCGTGAAATTCTATTCCGAAGGACTGGGCCTTGCCATCAAGACCGCCAGCCCCGGTTGGGCCGAACTGGATGCCGGGGGCACCACCCTCGCCTTCCATGCCGCCGAAGGCAGTAGCGGCAGCGACTCCCCCATCCTCAGTTTCCATGTCACCGATGTGGAAGCCATGGTGGCCAGTCTCGAAAGCCTGGGGGCCAGCCTCGAAGGTCGGATCCGGGAACCCGCCTTTGGTAAAGTGGCCGCTGTGCGCACCCCCGACGGCCATTTAGTCAGCCTGCTGCAACCCTCCGGCCTGAAGCCCGGAACTGCCAGCCACCATTAA
- a CDS encoding squalene/phytoene synthase family protein, whose amino-acid sequence MNLRQSALEMLKSTSRTFFIPIERLPAGLQEAVASGYLCMRAIDEVEDHPDLDLTTKATILRQISINLQSAKDGYTAADFAVGLSQLHGDLPEVSGRIGDWALLAPPSIAPRIWDATAAMADRMAYWAERNWRVRTEADLDCYTFSVAGSVGLMLSDLWAWHDGTQTNRMEAIGFGRGLQSVNILRNHGEDRHRGVNFYPDGWTDQQMHDYAAYNLRLADAYTEALQPGPVQDFCKLPLALAHATLQVMIQGQEKLTRQQVKSIVEETYQPREIAIS is encoded by the coding sequence ATGAATTTGCGTCAAAGTGCCCTAGAAATGCTGAAGTCAACCAGTAGGACATTTTTCATTCCTATTGAACGGCTACCAGCGGGACTACAAGAGGCGGTAGCATCTGGCTATCTCTGTATGCGAGCCATTGATGAGGTCGAGGATCATCCAGATTTAGACCTTACCACAAAGGCAACAATCCTACGGCAAATTAGCATTAACTTGCAATCCGCTAAGGATGGTTATACGGCGGCGGATTTCGCCGTGGGTTTGAGTCAACTCCATGGGGATTTGCCGGAAGTCAGTGGGCGCATTGGGGATTGGGCGCTGTTGGCTCCCCCCAGCATTGCCCCCCGGATTTGGGATGCCACGGCTGCCATGGCCGATCGCATGGCCTATTGGGCCGAACGCAACTGGCGGGTGCGCACCGAGGCCGATTTGGACTGCTACACCTTCAGTGTGGCGGGGTCCGTGGGCTTGATGTTGTCCGATCTCTGGGCATGGCACGATGGCACCCAAACCAACCGCATGGAGGCGATCGGCTTTGGGCGGGGTTTGCAATCCGTCAATATTCTGCGCAACCACGGGGAAGATCGGCACCGAGGGGTCAATTTCTACCCCGATGGTTGGACAGACCAACAGATGCACGACTATGCGGCCTATAACCTCCGCTTGGCCGATGCCTACACCGAAGCCCTCCAACCGGGTCCGGTGCAGGATTTCTGTAAGCTGCCCCTGGCCCTGGCCCATGCGACGCTCCAGGTGATGATCCAAGGCCAGGAAAAACTAACCCGTCAACAGGTCAAGTCCATCGTGGAGGAAACCTACCAGCCACGGGAAATTGCCATTAGCTAA